One region of Oryza sativa Japonica Group chromosome 10, ASM3414082v1 genomic DNA includes:
- the LOC4348474 gene encoding uncharacterized protein → MATPSSSSPPVPPIRSVNLGGWLVTEGWILPSLFDDIPNNDFLDGTKLQFKSVVHNTYLCAEHGGGDIVVADRTAASGWETFKLWRVDENTFNLKAIDDSAVHFVGVDGNGVVVATAATPGPSETFVIVRSDRDNSRIRIRASNGKFLQAKTTVSVTADHGEGTSWGDDDPSVFAINRGEKLQGEYQLCNGYGMKKATEVLREHWSTYILENDFKFISSNGLNAVRIPVGWWIASDPNPPAPFVGGSLEALDNAFRWAEKYNLGVIVDLHAAPGSQNPWEHSGSRDGSQTWGTTDETIIQTVQVIDFLASRYAKSPSLLAVELLNEPLAPKVSAGMLKKYYQDAYNAVRKYTSDAYVIMSNPINADYSNEILQFAGGFFGAVFDVHYYNMFNGSFDNTTAEWNIQFVRNDRSAELRSVTKQNGPLTYVGEWVAEWKVNNASEEDYKRFAQAQLDVYSQATFGWAYWSFKHVQNHWSLEWMIKNGYISLNQPKLPIRAVNLGGWLVTEGWIKPSLFDGISNKDLLDGTQLQFKSVTNNMYLAAENGGGSAIVANREKASGWETFKLWRINETTFNLRVFNNQFVSIGGNGAVIATATVPGPNETFQIIRLDSDKSRMRIRAPNGKFLQVKAMGSVTADHGASTNWGNDDPSVFVVNNIYGLQGEYQICNGYSAGNATEVLREHWNTFIVEDDFKFISSNGLNAVRIPVGWWIASDPNPPAPFVGGSLQALDNAFKWAEKYNIGIIVDLHAAPGSQNRLDHSASRDGSLEWGTSAANIAQTVGVIDFLASRYAKSSSLLAIELLNEPLAPDVPVDTLTKYYQDAYNAVRKYTLQAYVILSTRMSGDPTEFLSVASSLFGAVIDVHYYNLYNSMFDNYTVEQNINFVRNNRSSDINTVTKQNVPLTFVGEWVAEWYVDNASKEDYQNFAQAQLDLYGKATFGWSYWTFKNVKNHWSMEWMIKNGYISLNNLPPSSPPIRSVNLGGWLVTEGWILPSLFDGIPNNDLLDGTTLHIKSVIQDKYLAAEQGGGQTIVANRVVASDWESFTLWRVDETTFNLRVFKKQFMGIDSNGTVIATATTPGLSETFQIVRSDTDKNRVRIRAPNGSFLQAKTANSVTADYGESTNWGNDDPSVFIVDMVGGPQGEYQICNGYGAEKASQVLREHWSTYIVESDFEFISSSGLNAVRIPVGWWIASDPNPPAPFVGGSLQALDNAFKWAENYNIGVIVDLHAAPGSQNHWEHSATRDGSLEWGTTDTSITQTVQIIDFLASRYANSPSLLAIELLNEPWGPDVPLEKLKKYYEDAYNVVRKYTAKAYVIMSNRLAGESNTELLDFASRFPGVVIDVHYYNLFNDDTFKNLNVEQNIEFVKNSRKAEFSNITKQKSPLTFVGEWAAEWKVNGASKEEYQRFAQAQLDVYGRATFGWAYWNFKNVNNHWSLEWMIKNGYISLKI, encoded by the exons ATGGCCACGCCGAGCAGCTCGTCACCGCCGGTGCCGCCCATCCGGTCGGTGAACCTCGGCGGCTGGCTCGTGACCGAGGGCTGGATCCTGCCGTCCCTCTTCGACGACATTCCAAACAACGACTTCCTC GATGGAACAAAGCTCCAGTTCAAGTCGGTGGTCCACAACACGTACCTCTGCGCcgaacatggcggcggcgacatcgtcgtcgccgaccgGACGGCCGCATCGGGATGGGAGACCTTCAAGCTGTGGAGGGTCGACGAGAACACGTTCAACCTCAAGGCGATCGACGACAGCGCCGTGCACTTCGTGGGCGTCGACGGCAATGGCGTGGTCGTCGCGACGGCGGCCACTCCGGGGCCGTCAGAGACGTTCGTGATCGTGCGCAGCGACCGTGACAATAGCAGGATCCGCATCAGGGCGTCAAATGGGAAATTCCTGCAG GCGAAGACCACGGTTTCAGTGACGGCAGACCATGGTGAGGGTACAAGCTGGGGTGATGATGATCCTTCAGTATTTGCCATAAACCGGGGGGAGAAACTTCAAGGAGAGTATCAACTATGCAACGGCTATGGCATGAAGAAGGCCACGGAAGTACTCAGG GAACACTGGAGCACATACATACTTGAGAACGACTTCAAGTTTATCTCATCAAATGGATTAAATGCTGTAAGAATCCCTGTTGGATGGTGGATCGCCAGTGACCCAAACCCTCCTGCACCCTTTGTTGGCGGATCTCTAGAAGCATTGGATAATGCATTTCGATGGGCAGA GAAGTACAATTTAGGTGTCATTGTGGACTTGCATGCTGCACCTGGATCGCAGAATCCATGGGAACACAGTGGTAGTAGAGATGGTTCACAGACATGGGGCACCACCGATGAAACCATCATCCAAACTGTTCAAGTGATTGATTTCCTTGCATCCAG ATATGCCAAAAGCCCAAGTCTCCTGGCAGTTGAACTACTAAACGAACCGTTGGCACCAAAAGTATCAGCTGGAATGCTAAAGAAATACTACCAAGATGCGTACAATGCTGTGCGAAAATATACATCAGATGCATATGTGATCATGTCGAATCCAATTAATGCAGACTACTCGAATGAGATTCTCCAGTTTGCCGGTGGCTTCTTTGGTGCTGTGTTTGATGTGCACTACTATAACATGTTCAATGGATCGTTTGACAACACAACAGCGGAGTGGAATATACAGTTTGTGAGAAATGATCGTTCTGCTGAGCTCAGGAGTGTCACAAAGCAGAACGGGCCTCTCACATATGTAG GGGAATGGGTGGCTGAGTGGAAAGTGAATAATGCATCCGAGGAAGATTACAAGAGGTTTGCGCAAGCACAATTGGATGTGTACAGCCAAGCTACCTTTGGATGGGCCTATTGGAGCTTCAAGCATGTCCAGAACCATTGGAGCTTGGAGTGGATGATCAAGAATGGTTACATCTCACTAAATCAGCCTAAGTTACCCATCCGAGCAGTGAACCTTGGCGGCTGGCTCGTGACGGAGGGCTGGATTAAGCCATCACTCTTTGATGGCATTTCCAACAAAGATCTCCTG GATGGCACCCAGCTCCAATTCAAATCGGTCACCAACAATATGTACCTTGCCGCTGAGAACGGAGGTGGCAGTGCTATTGTTGCCAACCGGGAGAAAGCGTCTGGTTGGGAGACCTTCAAACTGTGGAGGATCAACGAGACTACATTCAATCTCAGGGTTTTCAACAACCAGTTTGTGAGCATTGGTGGCAATGGGGCAGTTATTGCAACAGCAACCGTGCCGGGGCCGAATGAAACATTTCAGATCATTCGCCTTGACAGCGACAAAAGCAGGATGCGCATAAGGGCACCCAATGGGAAATTCTTGCAG GTGAAGGCCATGGGTTCAGTCACTGCAGATCATGGTGCTAGCACAAATTGGGGAAATGATGACCCATCAGTCTTTGTAGTAAATAATATTTATGGCTTGCAAGGGGAATACCAGATTTGCAATGGCTACAGTGCAGGCAATGCCACAGAGGTGCTCAGG GAGCACTGGAACACATTTATAGTTGAGGATGACTTCAAATTCATCTCATCAAATGGGCTAAATGCAGTGAGGATCCCAGTTGGATGGTGGATCGCCAGCGACCCCAACCCTCCTGCACCTTTTGTTGGTGGATCTCTACAAGCCTTGGATAACGCATTCAAATGGGCAGA gaagtACAACATAGGTATCATTGTGGACTTGCATGCAGCACCAGGGTCTCAGAATCGGTTGGATCACAGTGCCTCCAGGGATGGCTCATTGGAGTGGGGCACCTCTGCTGCAAACATCGCACAAACTGTGGGTGTCATAGATTTCCTTGCATCCAG ATATGCCAAAAGTTCAAGCCTCCTAGCAATAGAATTACTCAACGAACCACTGGCACCAGATGTACCTGTGGATACATTAACAAAATACTATCAAGACGCATACAATGCTGTAAGAAAATACACTTTGCAAGCCTATGTAATCCTGTCAACTCGAATGTCAGGGGATCCAACGGAGTTTCTCTCAGTAGCCAGCAGTCTCTTTGGTGCGGTTATCGATGTGCATTACTATAACCTGTATAACAGCATGTTTGATAACTACACTGTGGAGCAGAACATCAATTTTGTAAGGAATAACCGTTCATCAGATATCAACACGGTCACAAAGCAGAACGTTCCTCTAACATTTGTCG GAGAATGGGTGGCCGAGTGGTACGTGGATAATGCATCCAAGGAAGACTACCAAAATTTTGCGCAAGCGCAGCTAGACCTGTATGGGAAAGCTACTTTTGGATGGTCCTATTGGACATTCAAGAACGTCAAGAACCACTGGAGCATGGAGTGGATGATCAAGAATGGGTACATCTCCCTCAATAATCTGCCTCCATCATCACCACCCATCCGGTCGGTGAACCTTGGCGGCTGGCTTGTGACAGAGGGCTGGATTCTACCGTCACTATTTGACGGTATACCCAACAATGACCTCCTG GACGGTACCACTCTCCATATCAAGTCTGTGATCCAGGACAAGTACCTTGCAGCCGAACAGGGCGGCGGCCAAACCATTGTTGCCAACCGAGTAGTGGCCTCTGATTGGGAGAGCTTCACACTGTGGAGGGTAGACGAGACAACATTCAATCTCAGGGTGTTCAAAAAGCAATTCATGGGCATTGACAGCAATGGAACAGTCATCGCAACAGCGACTACGCCTGGTCTGTCAGAAACATTCCAGATCGTGCGCAGTGACACCGATAAGAATAGGGTGCGCATCAGGGCACCAAATGGGAGCTTCCTTCAG GCAAAGACTGCCAATTCTGTTACAGCAGATTATGGTGAAAGCACAAACTGGGGCAATGATGATCCCTCAGTGTTTATCGTAGATATGGTAGGTGGTCCACAAGGGGAGTATCAGATTTGTAATGGCTATGGTGCAGAGAAGGCCTCGCAGGTGCTTAGG GAACATTGGAGCACATACATAGTTGAGAGTGACTTCGAATTCATCTCATCAAGCGGGCTAAATGCAGTGAGAATCCCAGTTGGATGGTGGATCGCCAGTGACCCCAATCCTCCTGCTCCATTTGTTGGAGGATCCCTCCAAGCCTTGGATAACGCATTTAAATGGGCAGA GAATTACAATATTGGTGTCATTGTGGACTTGCATGCCGCTCCTGGGTCACAAAACCATTGGGAGCATAGCGCCACAAGGGATGGATCACTAGAATGGGGCACCACTGATACAAGCATCACCCAAACAGTGCAAATCATTGATTTCCTCGCTTCCAG ATATGCCAATAGCCCGAGTCTGCTGGCAATTGAGCTACTCAACGAGCCATGGGGACCGGATGTACCCCTAGAAAAGCTTAAGAAATATTATGAGGATGCATACAACGTCGTGAGGAAATACACCGCGAAGGCCTACGTGATCATGTCAAACCGGCTGGCAGGGGAGTCCAACACTGAGCTTCTTGATTTCGCCAGTAGGTTCCCGGGCGTAGTCATCGACGTGCACTACTACAACCTGTTCAATGACGACACATTCAAAAATTTAAACGTAGAGCAAAACATTGAATTTGTGAAGAACAGCCGCAAGGCTGAGTTCAGCAACATCACGAAGCAAAAGAGCCCTCTCACGTTTGTTG GAGAATGGGCGGCAGAGTGGAAGGTAAACGGGGCATCCAAAGAGGAGTACCAAAGGTTTGCGCAAGCACAGCTTGATGTATATGGAAGAGCTACCTTCGGATGGGCTTACTGGAACTTCAAGAACGTCAATAACCATTGGAGCTTGGAATGGATGATCAAGAACGGGTATATCTCACTGAAAATATAG